A DNA window from Procambarus clarkii isolate CNS0578487 chromosome 75, FALCON_Pclarkii_2.0, whole genome shotgun sequence contains the following coding sequences:
- the LOC123771621 gene encoding RNA-directed DNA polymerase from mobile element jockey, producing the protein MLRLFQAALAEARELMVELRQTDWETFVSGLISHTPLSRAWKDINKVKGKNAAEISYPNPLHRANELVDAWATTSSFDSLTLPTQNELNNRYTDRSRLLDFMLHQEDDCDMLFTEYELDSALHKGKDISPGEDGVTYGILHMLLLVPGNPLLQLYNMSYITGELPKSWTNSLIIPIPKPNQQSAFRIISLTSCLYKCLERMVLNRLLYRISNMLSPQIYGFKHGKSVRHCITTFLTLHTDRSYTTFLDLKSAFDTANPHVILSELAKMNVGGWLLRWIRGYLSNRKLSALFQGHRSVTRDFELGTPQGRVLSPTLFNVLINALLNSATRSPSEHIISYADDILIHTNGYTNTQNVLNSVLHTCQELGLVISVRKTKILNRRPPQTGWGCSQDAVA; encoded by the coding sequence atgcttaggctctttcaagcggctctggctgaggccagggaacttatggtggagctgaggcagacagactgggaaacttttgtcagtggcctcatatctcacacgccactaagtcgggcatggaaggatatcaacaaggtcaaagggaaaaatgctgcagagatctcgtaccctaatcctctgcacagagcaaatgagcttgttgatgcttgggccaccacttccagctttgacagtcttactctacccacacagaatgaattaaataatagatatactgatagatcaaggctccttgacttcatgcttcatcaagaggatgactgtgacatgctttttactgaatacgaactagactctgctctacataaaggcaaagatatatcacccggggaggatggagttacttacggcatactgcatatgcttctgctagttccagggaatcccttgcttcaattgtataatatgagctatataactggggagcttcctaagtcatggaccaacagtcttattattcccattcctaaaccaaaccagcagagtgcttttcgcataatctccctcactagttgtctctataagtgtcttgagaggatggttctcaaccgtctcctttacagaattagCAACAtgctgtctccccagatatatggctttaagcatggaaagagtgtacgtcactgtattaccacattcctcaccctgcatactgataggtcatataccactttcctagatcttaagtcagcctttgacactgctaacccacacgtcattctgagtgaacttgctaaaatgaatgttggaggatggcttctacggtggataagaggctatctatccaacaggaagttatctgcactgttccaagggcataggagtgtaacgagagattttgaacttggcactccacagggacgtgtcctcagtcctactctgttcaatgtgttaatcaatgcactcctAAACTCAGCAACTAGGAGCccaagcgaacacatcattagctatgcggatgatatactgatccacaccaatgggtataccaacacccaaaatgttctgaactcagtattgcacacatgtcaggaactaggcttagtcatctcagtaaggaaaacaaagatcctgaaccgacgcccaccccagacggggtggggctgttcgcaagatgcagttgcatga